From one Mytilus edulis chromosome 1, xbMytEdul2.2, whole genome shotgun sequence genomic stretch:
- the LOC139498844 gene encoding uncharacterized protein, with translation MKSVFTEVERRDNRFKISIELSGSTREGTKVDAPDEFDILCFFDNFEYLCDVEEIQELYCVQCRRKEGEHNQSYNDFFNENGLLMGNRMVKLFYLHLKECLGIPSVWKCAPGLSEDTFDIEFPSAEDLPSILCLHFLYTDAKHKEMPVSCDIVPVIRQRHWWPSFAKQDGRLNTVNIMENGCMIMCRPNKQTMLSGDVVTFLTRFTVSVYLAEFGIIQSLPKAVVDGYKLAKILLKQKHLYPPLTEITQQEIISNEEQGMDIFLSAIHPMMGVYSKRNMITSYELKNALFYELDLEPYIQNTDSLDIKTTKEWTVRIFKRVHSFISNGCFTPYFMRTLSICSPTSENSLKNIECMFCKMIITILEGSLKEIK, from the exons ATGAAGTCAGTGTTTACTGAGGTGGAACGTCGTGACAACAGATTTAAAATTTCGATAGAGCTTTCAGGGAGCACTAGAGAGGGTACGAAAGTTGACGCGCCCGACGAGTTCGATATTCTGTGTTTCTTTGATAATTTCGAATATCTATGCGATGTTGAAGAAATCCAGGAATTATACTGTGTACAATGTAGACGAAAAGAAGGTGAACACAATCAATCATATAATGACTTCTTTAACGAAAACGGTCTCTTGATGGGTAATCGAATGGTCAAATTATTCTACcttcatttaaaagaatgtcttgGAATACCATCTGTTTGGAAATGTGCACCTGGATTGTCAGAAGATACTTTTGACATTGAATTCCCCTCCGCAGAAGACCTTCCGAGTATTCTTTGTCTACATTTTTTATATACTGATGCAAAGCATAAAGAGATGCCAGTAAGCTGCGATATCGTACCCGTAATACGTCAGAGACATTGGTGGCCATCTTTTGCAAAACAAGACGGAAGATTAAACACAGTGAATATAATGGAAAATGGTTGTATGATTATGTGTAGACCTAACAAACAGACTATGCTATCTGGTGACGTTGTCACATTCCTTACTCGTTTTACAGTGTCAGTTTACTTGGCGGAATTTGGTATAATACAATCTCTTCCTAAAGCCGTGGTAGACGGATACAAGTTGGCAAAGATTCTCCTAAAACAGAAACACTTATATCCTCCATTAACGGAAATTACTCAGCAAG aaattaTCAGTAACGAGGAGCAGGGGATGGACATTTTCCTGTCAGCCATTCATCCAATGATGGGAGTGTACAGCAAAAGAAACATGATCACCAGCTATGAATTAAAGAACGCTTTGTTTTACGAGCTTGATTTGGAACCTTATATACAGAACACTGATAGTCTGGATATCAAGACGACCAAAGAATGGACAGTGAGAATTTTCAAACGTGTTCATAGTTTCATATCGAATGGTTGTTTCACACCCTACTTCATGAGAACATTATCCATCTGTTCACCAACAAGTGaaaattctttgaaaaatattgagtgtatgttttgtaaaatgattatAACCATATTGGAAGGTAGTTTGAAAGAAATTAAATGA